The Quercus lobata isolate SW786 chromosome 4, ValleyOak3.0 Primary Assembly, whole genome shotgun sequence genome segment CCCCTtgtggattcgaggtttactaTCAGGAACTAACAATTTAGTGTTTGTTCCATCAAGAGAGCATCAAGTGTGCTTTCTTTAGGCTTACGCGACATCATAAAGTGGGAGAAGAAATTAGTGATGGTGGCAATTTGGTGTATCCAGGATGTGCCATCATCAAGGCCTTCCATGAGGGAAGTCATTCATATACTAGAAGGCATTCATGAGATTTCTACACCTCCTTGTCCTTTCCTCTACAGTTCAACATTTGAACCTGGTTTTCAGTCATCCTAGGTGGGATTTTCAGTCATCCTACGTTTGCTGAGCCTGAATATTGTGCTCTAGGTGAGACTAGCTAGGAGCTCCTCTGGTTACGTTGGCTTTTTCGGGATTTGGGGTCCTCTTGCTTCTACTGCTCCTATATATACCATGACAACAAAAGTTCCATTTAGATTGGCTGTATCAATTCCATCCTCTAATGGACCAAGCATAACAATATTGATtgtgatcttcttcatcatctccTCCAGGGCACCCTCCAATTCTACTCTGTTCCATCTCATGATCACcctacaaactttttcacaaagTCACACCCTCCTTTTCATTTCCATGATCTCGTATCCAAAATGAAGTTGATCTCTCATGTTCCACCTTGTCATTGAGAAGTATCAGCCCCACGCCCACTCTTGGGCCTACTGTAGTGATATTTGTACTCTCTTATACTATTGCACTGCACCGTGCAACCTGTGTAGTTGTATTGTACTACTAGTACTCCTAAGTTGATTGGCCTCTCTATATATAGGTTCCCTCTATATAGTACTGTTCATTAAGCAAGGTACTAAGTAATATCCTTAGTTTCTACTTATACAATCCTCCAATTTCTTAAAGCCTACACGGGCTTGATTGCTTAAGTGTTATCAATTGGCTAGTTGAAGTACTAGGAGACagaaattgtaatttaaaatgatGCTTGACAGGGAGTTTCATTTGGAAAGGGAAAAAACTAATGCTAGGCTGTATATTCTAGCAGATAACATGCACAAAGATTTCTTCAAGGTTGCGACAAACTAGCATTTTTTAGTAGAGAAAGAAGCTGCAATTTTCTGCAGCAAAACAAGGACTACTAATTTATACTCTTTTACTGTTTGAGCAAGTACAAATATTTATACACGAACGTGGCTCATTTTCAGCCTTACAAGTGAACCACTTCATAATCATATGACTAATTTTTTAGTTAACAAAACCAAAGACAAGTTCAGTGAACAGTGTCAGAACACATTGCCCATAACAAGGGATATTCAGCTGAATGGCTTTTTATGTTTCCATTGCTTAGACAGCaatggattttcttttcttgtttcttgTTCCAgaagtacaaaacaaaatgtttgggaaaaaaaaaaggactaaagagctttatttgtttttgaaaactcggatttagacccccaaattttaaattaaggcttaattgcttttactctagtTTATCTAAGTgcaaaacaagagtaaatgaagcgcaatCACTGGATCTACTCTTTAAGCCATAAGCAAGcaagcaacaataaatataaagcttaaagagtaagcgaagagagatgcaaatacaagataacaacAAGACGTattattgaagaagaaactgaagaactcggcaaaaaacctctccgcaaTCCTCCAAGTCAaaattgatccactagtgagtacacgaataacaaaagaccctccaagcctagtctatcCAAcgtacttaagccctccaagttcctgctaccaacggacttctcaAAGTTTTGTCTTCACTAGTTTTTCAGATCCTGCAATaccgcccgattgcatccgccaagcctcaccgacttcttttggcaaatccccaagCTTCTCaaactccaaaacactctctacactttgaataggtgtgagttgtgtttgggtacaaatctcctctaaaggtataacaatgggagagggaaggagaagatactacaatgatttctcacttgGATGAGCAGCTCTCTCTTTAAAAggtgtgtgttgtgttgtagaaacctatctaaggttttctctctgaattggtcttctttacttttgtgggtaatgagggtatatataatatgggtgaagggtaagaaagtcacacttaaaatccttCAAGCAAAGAGTTTCGTAGGTACATCGCGAGATGGCCTGTCTTGCGAAGTATTCACGATATGCAGCTTGTTacttgactcttcagcttccagcatgtgcttctcacgtgccCTTTTCGCAGGAAGCTTTCTTACAAACTTCTTGTAAGCTAGTTGCAAAACTACACTGAGCTTCATTTCATACTTGATTCttcactaacttaatactaaacccaatacaataaaatcccacaaaatacaaggaaataatttattgcaattacaatactttttgtcatggaataaatctaacataaaacataattgtaaatCAAAACTTTACAATTTTTCCAACTATTCATGTAAGACTTGGAAGCACTAATGGTTTAGCTAAAATGAGTTTGTCCAATCTACACATTTTTCATCTGCTtctttaacaataataattgaaaGTCCAACACTAATGTCGTGGAAGCCTGAAGAAAGCACACATGATGCTCTCTTTGATGGATAGAAACTAAACTATTAGTTTCTAGGTagtaaacctcaaatccacGAAGGGTTCCTTAAATGCACAAGGTGATAAACTAGAATCAACTAGATAAAGAATTCAACAAAAAGTCtgtatttcattaataataatttgatatgcCTTTAACGGctataaaacatataaatactaagAAAGTAAAACCCTAGGACAATTAGGAAttttttgaaaccctaattcGCACTAATTACATGATTAAGtgacaaaataccaaaatttaccaaaaagggaaaatttgagtttaatgcaaaatcataaactactgaCCTTAAGGGTAATTCCAAAATAGACAGgatcttattttaaattttaaactaaaagttattaaggaaaaacaaatattactataaatagcaaaaatactGTTTTCAAGGCCTTTAAGAAGAAATTTGCCTAAATTTAGGTGACACTCAAGATATTTTCTTAAGTTTGGATTAGAATGTTGTTTCCCTTCATcctgccaaatttcatgcaattctgACACTATCGCCCCAATGGCCTCTACTAGCACCCTTCATTAATCTTGCATTGTAATTTCCAACGCCTCTGCTGCTCTAAGAAGGCATGTACTGTCTGTTCAACATTAGTACAACTACCTCCATGCCCATGGACCAGCTAGAGTTCCCATTCCAGAACATAAATAAGACACTACTTTGTTGCTTGGGAGTACTATAACTGAATGCATACCCCTACACTAAATAACAAGGAAGGCTGCATTCAACAAAGTCAAAGTCCTGAACAGACCAAGCTAGAACCATGCCACTTCCTTCTGATGACAATTACTATTTGTTCCGtttgtcacttgttttgaagaATAGACGTGTATGGATACTTATTAGAGGTTGAAATCTGTTAAGTTATggtttttcacataacatttttgttggctttatttcctgacaaaaagtgttgtattaatttatttccttgtattttatgggatttacttgtaatgggtttagtattaagttggtgaagattgctcaaaaaGTTGATCTTGTGACTTGGCTCACGAGTGATGCAATCCACGAAAGTcacatgagaagcacatgctggaagcTGAAGTGTCAAGTGCCAGGTTGTATTTCGCGAGTCACTTTGCGACTCAGGCCAAGTCACGAGTGACCCACGAAACTTTCTGCTGgatttttttaagtgtgactcTTCTATCCTtcactcatactatatataccttcattacccacaaaattgtaaGGTGATCATTCATAAGAAAACCCTagagaggtttctacaacacactCACCTTTTAGAGAGAGGGCTACTTATcctttagtgagaaatcattgtagtctcttctccttccctctcccattgttataccttgagaggagatttgtacccaaacacaactcacaccaattcagagtgtagagagtgatttggagcttgggaagcattggagatttgccaaaagaagctaTTGAGGCTTGGTGAATGCAATCAGGCAGTATTGCAGGATCCGAATAACTAGTGaagactccgagaagtccgttggtagctgGAGCTTAGAGGGCTCAAATATATtagatagattaggcttggagggtctttttaatcgaactcgagctccatgaactcgagtttcataattttattttattttttttcttcagtttaaTTGCCTATACtcaattttctacaaatcgagttttacattgaaactcgattttgagaaaattgagtttcaagaTAGGATCACagacctaaatagtttcaaaataggaacatattgctggattttttttaaaaaaataagggcaaaagcccaatTTCTCctgtaatttaaaattgggggtctaaacaagcattAGTTTTTTTACACTAATTGAGCTTTCAAAATCAATCATAATAAAGTCTGTGCATTATGACTTGGCCAATGGTGTTTTACCTTATTTTGATTCATAGTAGAGTTTATTCCTTTCTAAAAGCTTTATTCTATTATTGCAAATAATATAAGTATAACCACTATTTCATGGTCATGATATTATGCTTCCAAAACATGATcttattgaaatttaagcacCCAATAATATCTTGAGCTTTCAGAACCAAACACTcttacaaatttgattataaattcaaaaattaagtaATGCTAGGCAATCACACTACTTTATTGCAATATACATTAAGTACTACAACAATGCACATAGAAACATAgactaaattttattatcaaataaacaaaaaataaaaattgacacaCATTACAGATACATACAGCTCCAAAGtcagcattttttttctcaattttttttttctatcatttctTCTCCCATGATTAAATCTGCAAACCACTTAGCCTGACTCTTTCCAAAGCCGGAAAATTCGACCAATCTGGAGCCTAGGAATAGTTACTGTAAATCAAGAATATTAGAAAAGGGGTTCCTTTCAAACCAATGGCTGTCCCTGCTTCTTTGTGTGGTTTTGCATTGAGTCTAATTATTGCTTCCAAGAAAAAAGCTATGCTACAAAAATAAGCAAGGTCGAAATAGTCATCAAAATACCCGCTGTATATGCCCTATATGGATCACTAGCTATGGCGAGGAGTGCATAAGAATAGCTAAAACAGAGGGTGATATTGAGTGCGAAGAACAGGACCTTCATGTACCCATTTAGAATGAGGAAAATAATTAATGAGTTTGAGATCAGAAATGTGATAGCATTACAAACAAGGAACACCTAAAAAAGGCCATCTTTGAAAGCAATGGTTGTACCTGCTTTGTGTTTACACATTGCTGTGGTATTGAACAGAGTTTTATTGTCGATATTGGGGATAATAAAACCTGCTTTATGTTCTTGTATTGTTGTATTGGGCAGATGAATGGTTCCATCAGGACTACTCCCTACTTCAGTGGTACTGCATAGACCATTATCTTGCTAAAGTCCACTAGGAGGGCTGAGTATCGCTTGATAGCTGACTGTTACAGGCAGTACTGCAACCACCAGAAGCATACTACGCATTTCTTCTAATAATTTCCTCATTTCAGGTTTAAAATCCgttttcaaaaactgaaaatagctTAATACTAGCAACCTTTGGTACTTTGCATACGTATTAAATGTAGAAAGAGATGAACCCGATTTAGCTTTAGCATAGCATAGCATATCCCGATTTAGCTTTAGCACGGCGTAGCATATCCCATGTTGTTTCATCCTCTAAATTCTTATGGTTTACATTGACAAATTTGTAACCCCAAGCAAGTAAGTGCCTCATAGCTTGCGTAATGTAAATCAGTGAAGTCTCGTCCTTGCTCCTATCTTAATACAAatgcataataattttttatatattacgcCGGTGACAGAATTGTACATAGAACGAGGGAGGCCACCActctctaaaattttaaacattttaaaatatattttaaattttggggaaaaaagaagaagaaagaaatttacTTGACCCAAAAAATGAGTTTtggttcaaaaaaataaaatggtcatctAGTCTATTCATGGTGGgttattttatgtgtttttttaattattcataTTTTGTTAATACTTAGTAGATGTTTCCTTTTTGCTGATATAATACTTAGTAGATGTTATTGGAGAGAACTAGCTTGGGATTGATTTTTTGATACTGCAATGTGCAACACAATATTGCCTTCATCATCCTTCTAGTTCAGGACTGTTCTTTGATACAATTTGGCATTTTCATAAACAATTACTCCAATGTCACTAAGAAATTAAATACATCAAGCCTGTTATATTTGAGGGCAATATGCAAAGCAGTCTTGTTTCGCCCTGTCACATCTACAATAGAATCAGGACAGATCAATAAAAGTTCTTCCAATAGATCAAGGTGTTTACCACTTTCTACTATGTAATGCAAAGGAGTGAGATGCTCCCTTCCTTTGACATGAACAAGGTCCCCATCAATTTGTAGAAGCTGACGCACCAGCTCAATATGTCCATTTTGTAGAGTGAGGTGAATAGGGCTAAACCCATTTTGATTTAGTTTATGAGCAAATAAGGGCTTTAAACCCATCATCTCCACGGCAAATGTGATTTGCCCAGTAGATGCAGCTATGTGTAAAGGAGTATCAGCAAATGGTAGCTCATCGATGTGCTCCAAAAGTTTTACATCCTCTATAATTAATTGGTAAAAGGCATTAATATCTCCATTTTCGACAAATTGCTTCATCCTCTCATCCATTTTAAGGAACGCTGATATATTAAGGCAAGGTTTTTCTTGGTCTGAACTTGTGgatgtgtggcttgaattggtAGGTTCTGCatacaacaaaaacaatattagCACTTCATCCtaattactttttctatttaagTTTGGGGTGAAGTGTCATTCCTATAAACCTAAGGGAATGGAGTGTAACTAccctaaaatttattttccaaaaagaaataaatgttgAATTGGAAAGCTGGTATATGACtacaattaaatattttcaatttacaagtcattataaaaataacatttatttatacattaaaaaaagtaGCCGGTACACTTAGAAAAGGAATTTTATCCTTCATTGGTGTCATCTTTTAGATGTCTAAAATagtctaataaaaaaataggaatTTATCCTTCGTTGGTGTCAATGAGTCATATGTCTAAAGTCTAaactagttatatatatatatatatatatatatataaattttctcaaaaaaaaaaaaaaaagactagttatataaaaatggaaaatgttAAAGGTGCTACAAGTTTTACTACATAAATCTTATAAACGAATATGACAATGAATGTGAATGGTGGGTGGTCAACTTCATAACTGAATTTTGAATTATCTCTTTCTAACTAGTGACACATCAATTTGTGAGATcaatgtagtaaaatttgtactaCCTGTAACATTTATTGCtcaaaatttatagatttaGAGTAAAAATATTAACATGTCTACatcttttgaaaatctaactattgatttacaatttttttttttgttcactataaTACACATGCCAAATTTCGTGCTAATCTTGAAATATAAACATTTGTCATTCCTcacatacaaaaataaaaaataaataaaataaaataagtggaGTTATATTCTAAGGCTACAATCAAATTAGTTGACAAATTTcgtcatttttttaatccactAAACATGCGTAGATCAACTTAAAGAGGCTAATATATATACccataaatgaaaatttatttgaccGTCAAAATGATGCAACATGCTATATGAGTGATGTTAAGGAAAATCATACTCCAATATAACTATaaatgagaatgaaaaaaaaaaaaactataaatgaaaatttattacacCATCAAAATGGAATaacatgaatattaaatataggaCATTTGGCCAGTCATAGGTAATGGTTACAATtctcactaaaaaaatatattaatatggCTACATGTTTTGAAAATCTAGCTGtcaaattgcatgttctttatattcttaacacgcatgtcaaatttcgtgttaattgaatgttatttattatttgacccataaacttgttttttatgcataattttatattacaaaaactataaatttaaacatatgaTATGACTTTGATTTTCTGGAAAAATTTTAAGTATGgtgaatataagaaaaaaaatgtaatctaatgatagatttgtcaaaatttacattcaataaaaaaatattgagtggagGGATTAagatttgttaggttctaaggaattaggaactaatgtattagaacttcattatgtatatgttggcaaatcatgatcaaaacattcaGTATAGATTTAggttgctcaaagtgtgtttatgtgtaaagttggaattaaGTGTACTTCAGGACTTAATGTGTAAATCTAAAaaactcgatcaatcgaaaattagactcgatcaatcgaagctcatgcatatattttttctgtagaattttccaactcaagcccaagcccatatgacgtgtagggttttatgttttgccttaagtataaaaggagaaaccctagccacgttttcaggttgttgtttatgctgtgtgtgtgaatctcttgtgagatctagaggtgtttaccttcatacacagttacggttatcaagatcaagattgatgtcaagagcttggtgatcgcttcagttgctgcataaagagcttaaagaaaaacacaagtgggagtacttgtggttgttgtgaatccaagaaagaagtagttcgtggactcggagctgtcacgtggtagtaagttttccacttgaggtagcaataggatgttagtggtctaagtcactattgtaaaacttcaattctttcatagtggatctgttttaccttgaggatagctaagttaaatcctccccaggttttttatcggtttggttttcctgggttatcttATCgttatgttctttattttccacattgtttacatgatatgatttacttgtgttaacctagatttgaataatttacctaagtaatcacttggctaaataactaagttaatcaacttgtgttttaaggggtctaaaaacgtacaagaTTAGGTGCAATACCTAGAGCATTACACCTGATGCAATAGCTCTCAATGACAGAGATTGAGAATGAAAAAGGcaattttcaatctcaaccattaagtAAATAAAgtgcaacaaaataaaaaaagtgaaagttgTAAAAACAATTTGTGAGTAAGGATGGGGTAATTGCACCGGGTGCAATACCCTAGCAATCACACCCGATCCAAATCCTTGAGTGAAGTACAACTGATTTTGTAGCTATTGACCATAACTAAGTTTTTATCCAAactttatatttaaatatatgagAGATACAAAGggtatttattattgttacaaGAGATCTAATAAATGATGTGTCAACTTTTTAATCACAAAGCAAAAAAGTAAGAAGGAATTTATCTAATCTAatatggaaaatgctaaaactacaaacatttttacaaaaacttttatATATTGCTTATGTGGTGAGTCATTATTGGTAAGTGAAAAGAGTGTCGACTCTACTATACAAGCAATTGATGCGGACGCCTAAGGCTCTAAGTAAAATAAAGGcctccaaattttaaccaatatgattatttctttaattaattaagcCCAAGTATTagtcaacaaataaaataatattttttttatcaaatgtaaaacaagaaaaaagagagagaaatgctacattcataacatttttataacaaatcctaagtatCAAGTTGTTACAGGCAGTTAgtgatgacaaaaaaataatttcagttgtgggttcaaattagaactagtaaccatggttgtcaaaatcgcaTCTAGATCGTAGGATCGCACGATTTTGTGATCTTACCTCACCAAAAACATTTAGAATCGTACAAGGATTGTAAAAATTGTAGGATCGCATGTAGGATTGTGTAGGATCATATAGGATTGTAGGATCATATGGGATCCTACTGATTCCATCGATCCTACCAAAATGtaaaaatcagtttttagttCATCtttataagttgtaatttgtaatCCCAAGACTAAGATATTGTACTTCATAAATGTATCAACTAATTGGTGGGACTCATATGGAGATGACTttcttgaattgaaaatttttgctatAAGAATATTGAGCTTAACATATAGCTCTTTAGGTTGTGAAAGTGTATAATTGGAGTACATTTGGAATGGTAAGACCAAGTGACTTGGTATATTATCCTCCAGTTGAGAATTCTCTATTAAAGTTGGTACAACTTTAAGTACActcaaaaaggagaaaattgttaaaaaaaaaaaaaaatgaatgagtTGGTATTTGTTATGTAAAACttaaagataaaagagaaattACCTAAACCATCAAgtgcaaaagaagaaattggttTGAAGAACTTGTCTTCGGATGATGAGTGGTTAGCAAAGGGTGTTGACCAAAAGATGATGGTACAAATTTTGATGAAGATAATGAAGTAACAATTCTAATGCCTTCCtttatagatttaaaaaaaaagaaaaaaaaagaaaaaaaaagctatatgTGTATAGTGTGAATGTGTGATCACTATTGTATCATTTGGCTATCAATGTTAGGTGATGATGAGGGTTCAAGAGTTGCTGCTGAAGGAAAAAGTGTGCTAGTATTTTGGTACTTGGTTAGTTTCTAATTAAACATTCActgaactttttaaataaattgtgttaaaacttaaatttatttgtttcattagtaCAGATGTAGTGATGTAAGAtatgcaaattacatcatatgatcaaaatctttatttttttatggaagatTCGTAATTCACATGATTATTCAATATACAAAGACActatcaatgtgttttttgcttcaaatttgaaaataggTAGGATCTTACAATCCACAATCCAATCCTATGATCCATGATCCTACCTACCTCCTGCGATCCTACATATGATCACGATTTTAACAACCTTGCCAGTAACAATTCAATACCTAAAACTTGTAAAAAAGAGAGCAATAAACACacaaaattcacaacatttttcacaattgttgagttGGCAACCTTTTACTAATTCTCACCTAGGTCCGCCACTAACATCACTATTTTGCTTATcactatcaatctaccacatcaacaaatgtgaaaagttttgtcaattttttgtgtttctataatttctaaaaaacAATTCTACATGGTTTatgttaattagtaataattttgcatctaaaaaaagatattagaatttatataatattttatttttgaaaaaattatatttaaacaTATAAAGGCCTCAATTTCAGTTTTCACCTTAGACCCCCAAATGCATTAAGCTGCCCTTGAGTGAAAAAAATGATGTTGGTAATGGGCTCAAAtgagaaccaataaaaatttgcaacatcactagtttgtaaaaatattgtaaaatagtttgtgactgtagTTTTA includes the following:
- the LOC115983402 gene encoding ankyrin repeat-containing protein BDA1-like, with the protein product MAAIAVRGGAVHDNEEVEVMACRKALEFAIDAGFTEIILEEPTNSSHTSTSSDQEKPCLNISAFLKMDERMKQFVENGDINAFYQLIIEDVKLLEHIDELPFADTPLHIAASTGQITFAVEMMGLKPLFAHKLNQNGFSPIHLTLQNGHIELVRQLLQIDGDLVHVKGREHLTPLHYIVESGKHLDLLEELLLICPDSIVDVTGRNKTALHIALKYNRLDVFNFLVTLE